One window from the genome of Rhodopseudomonas sp. P2A-2r encodes:
- a CDS encoding ABC transporter substrate-binding protein codes for MLRKWIAAAAIVFAAGAAQAQTQTEITIQYPYPELFTETHKRIAEEFAKIRPDIKIVMRAPYESYEDATQKVLREAVTKQMPDVSFQGLNRVRVLVDKNIPAEMDGYIAAEKDFDKQGFHQAMYDIGTASGKVYALPFAISLPIVYLNMDLVKQAGGDPANLPKTWDELIKLAAKIKALGPDINGITYAWDITGNWLWQAPVFARGGTMLNADETKVAFDGPEGKFAIKTLARLVTEGGMPNLDQPSMRATFAAGKTGIHITSTSDLNKTTQMIGGKFELKTHIFPDVVSPAGRLPAGGNVVMILAKDKAKRDAAWEVVKFWTGPRGAAIMAETTGYMPPNKIANDVYLKDFYVKNPNNFTAVSQLPLLTKWYAFPGDNGLKITDVIKDHLNTIVSGARAKEPEAVLVDMAADVQKLLPSTSAQAR; via the coding sequence ATGCTCAGAAAATGGATTGCCGCGGCCGCGATCGTGTTCGCTGCCGGCGCCGCGCAGGCGCAAACCCAGACCGAAATCACGATCCAGTATCCCTATCCGGAACTGTTCACCGAAACCCACAAGCGCATCGCCGAGGAATTCGCCAAGATCCGCCCGGACATCAAGATCGTCATGCGGGCGCCCTATGAATCCTATGAAGACGCCACGCAGAAGGTGCTGCGCGAGGCGGTGACCAAACAGATGCCCGACGTTTCGTTCCAGGGGCTCAACCGCGTTCGCGTTCTGGTCGACAAGAACATCCCGGCGGAAATGGATGGCTACATTGCCGCCGAAAAGGATTTCGACAAGCAGGGCTTCCATCAGGCGATGTATGACATCGGCACCGCCAGCGGCAAGGTCTACGCGCTGCCCTTCGCGATCTCGCTGCCCATCGTCTACCTCAACATGGATCTGGTGAAGCAGGCCGGCGGCGATCCCGCCAATCTGCCGAAGACCTGGGACGAACTGATCAAGCTTGCCGCGAAGATCAAGGCGCTCGGTCCCGACATCAACGGCATCACCTATGCCTGGGACATCACTGGAAACTGGCTGTGGCAGGCGCCGGTGTTCGCGCGCGGCGGCACGATGCTGAACGCCGACGAAACCAAGGTGGCGTTCGACGGTCCGGAAGGTAAGTTCGCAATCAAGACGCTGGCGCGTCTGGTGACCGAAGGCGGCATGCCCAACCTCGACCAGCCGTCGATGCGAGCCACCTTCGCCGCCGGCAAGACCGGCATCCACATCACCTCGACCTCTGATCTCAACAAGACCACGCAGATGATCGGCGGCAAGTTCGAGCTGAAGACGCACATCTTCCCCGATGTGGTATCTCCCGCTGGCCGACTGCCGGCCGGCGGCAACGTCGTGATGATCCTGGCCAAGGACAAGGCCAAGCGCGACGCGGCCTGGGAAGTCGTGAAGTTCTGGACCGGCCCGAGGGGCGCGGCGATCATGGCCGAGACCACCGGTTACATGCCGCCCAACAAGATCGCCAACGACGTCTATCTGAAGGATTTCTACGTCAAAAATCCGAACAACTTCACCGCGGTCAGCCAGCTTCCGCTGCTCACCAAGTGGTACGCGTTCCCCGGCGACAACGGTCTCAAGATCACCGATGTGATCAAGGACCACCTCAACACTATCGTCTCCGGCGCACGTGCCAAGGAGCCGGAAGCGGTGCTCGTCGACATGGCCGCCGATGTGCAGAAGCTGCTGCCGAGCACGTCCGCGCAGGCGCGCTGA